Proteins co-encoded in one Megalops cyprinoides isolate fMegCyp1 chromosome 1, fMegCyp1.pri, whole genome shotgun sequence genomic window:
- the dtd1 gene encoding D-aminoacyl-tRNA deacylase 1 isoform X1, which produces MKAIIQRVSKASVTVGEEQVSAIGRGLCVLLGISVEDTQKDIDYMVRKILNMRLFEDENGRAWSRSVMDRELEVLCVSQFTLQCLLKGNKPDFHAAMPAELAQPFYASMLEHMRSTYRPELIKDGQFGAYMQVHIQNDGPVTIELESPTGPMDPKQSEEMLLLGLNELPRIPGRSDISRDPDALLGPHLSRDLRALSAQHRRHATSGVHCLAALCGRTGERSGLPPNHVEQWQRGTSQSKFLVLGHHFYNHCPMASCI; this is translated from the exons ATGAAAGCAATCATCCAGAGAGTGTCAAAAGCAAGCGTGACAG TGGGAGAGGAGCAAGTCAGTGCAATTGGGAGGGGCCTGTGCGTTTTGCTGGGGATATCTGTGGAGGACACGCAGAAGGATATCGATTATAT GGTGCGTAAGATCCTGAACATGCGGCTGTTCGAGGATGAGAACGGGCGGGCGTGGAGCCGGAGCGTGATGGACCGCGAGCTGGAGGTGCTGTGCGTCAGCCAGTTCACCCTGCAGTGCCTCCTGAAGGGAAACAAGCCCGACTTCCACGCCGCCATGCCCGCCGAGCTGGCGCAGCCCTTCTACGCCAGCATGCTGGAGCACATGAGGAGCACCTACCGGCCCGAGCTCATCAAGG ATGGACAGTTTGGTGCCTACATGCAGGTGCACATTCAGAATGACGGACCAGTCACCATCGAGCTGGAGTCCCCTACCGGGCCCATGGATCCCAAACAG TCTGAGGAGATGCTATTGTTGGGACTTAATGAACTACCCAGAATCCCCGGGAGATCTGACATCTCCCGCGACCCCGACGCGTTGCTCGGGCCACACCTCTCTAGGGACCTGCGCGCTCTCTCTGCTCAACATCGACGCCATGCAACCAGCGGAGTCCACTGTCTCGCTGCCCTCTGCGGAAGGACAGGGGAACGCAGTGGACTTCCACCAAACCATGTGGAACAATGGCAGAGAGGAACATCCCAGAGCAAATTTTTAGTCCTTGGTCACCATTTTTACAATCATTGTCCTATGGCATCttgtatataa
- the dtd1 gene encoding D-aminoacyl-tRNA deacylase 1 isoform X2 produces the protein MKAIIQRVSKASVTVGEEQVSAIGRGLCVLLGISVEDTQKDIDYMVRKILNMRLFEDENGRAWSRSVMDRELEVLCVSQFTLQCLLKGNKPDFHAAMPAELAQPFYASMLEHMRSTYRPELIKDGQFGAYMQVHIQNDGPVTIELESPTGPMDPKQLSKQEKQQQRKEKMRAKVPSESGREKAASRPKVDPSASSGAEGDVSSEREP, from the exons ATGAAAGCAATCATCCAGAGAGTGTCAAAAGCAAGCGTGACAG TGGGAGAGGAGCAAGTCAGTGCAATTGGGAGGGGCCTGTGCGTTTTGCTGGGGATATCTGTGGAGGACACGCAGAAGGATATCGATTATAT GGTGCGTAAGATCCTGAACATGCGGCTGTTCGAGGATGAGAACGGGCGGGCGTGGAGCCGGAGCGTGATGGACCGCGAGCTGGAGGTGCTGTGCGTCAGCCAGTTCACCCTGCAGTGCCTCCTGAAGGGAAACAAGCCCGACTTCCACGCCGCCATGCCCGCCGAGCTGGCGCAGCCCTTCTACGCCAGCATGCTGGAGCACATGAGGAGCACCTACCGGCCCGAGCTCATCAAGG ATGGACAGTTTGGTGCCTACATGCAGGTGCACATTCAGAATGACGGACCAGTCACCATCGAGCTGGAGTCCCCTACCGGGCCCATGGATCCCAAACAG CTGTCCAAGCAGGAGAAGCaacagcagaggaaggagaagatgAGGGCCAAGGTGCCCTCCGAGTCGGGCAGGGAGAAGGCCGCCTCGCGCCCCAAGGTGGACCCCAGTGCCAGCAGCGGGGCAGAAGGAGATGTTTCATCAGAGCGGGAGCCGTAA
- the LOC118790811 gene encoding small integral membrane protein 26-like, with amino-acid sequence MNLKDVVRWNVRVSLIYAVGIWTLMGTYGYYRLKRPKENEPEDSKDGFVDKELLDEVAAVPEGEKLQGFHVKTTVVYKENFVPYSTRLFNYLKTLSVDAGHTSDSQGPEK; translated from the exons ATGAACTTGAAAGACGTAGTGAGATGGAACGTGCGCGTCTCGCTCATATATGCGGTAGGCATTTGGACATTGATGGGCACGTACGGATATTATCGCTTGAAAAGGCCTAAAGAGAATGAACCAGAAGACTCAAAAG atGGATTTGTAGACAAAGAACTCCTGGATGAAGTTGCTGCAGTTCCAGAGGGAGAAAAACTACAAGGCTTCCATGTCAAGACTACAGTCGTTTATAAGGAAAATTTTGTTCCTTATTCTACAAGACTTTTCAATTATTTGAAAACCCTGAGTGTAGATGCTGGGCATACCTCCGACAGCCAGGGACCTGAAAAGTGA